Proteins from a genomic interval of Salmo trutta chromosome 39, fSalTru1.1, whole genome shotgun sequence:
- the LOC115179728 gene encoding nck-associated protein 5-like isoform X5 has protein sequence MRQKLIHVVEEERRLRLYSEKRLREVTDESELGRAQMVSLQQHFSRMEETVRTLLQNQGVLEQTAVDTVDIMKAYKDKLSEEVQKTRDSLEQNSSGGSPLPSSGEPLLPDIGSVSRAEEFQDQTKLLLERLRTLEEENSALVMENESQREQYEHCLDEVANQVVQALLTQKDLREECLKLRTRVFDLEQQNRTMSVLFQQRVRPASDLLLQKLHSRIMDLSASDLLLEPERSKSFLLSRNTDSPPHVRLMENKPMDVQLNGKAGLPVAKCLSQLSLTVQAPVYPRSSCSSSELSLSSACSEYSSGSYTWNDGRSCGKMSSLTWDQRLSLGSSAPGNICAPLEEQLPTRRKESHILEGLRKLQRRKPKGSSSSWVSKSGDKDCMNSNEGIYSLGIKSGSKGISKATCVGRTTVSGVGGKRFVYDSDDADDESLHSAYCRRDSVPSKDGGWMYFRKLSHSVSDSVCSWDGLKDSGIVGDSNCSMGMKHPPGYNSKERPEKLKSFINSFLSGGRTSAVLNPSLLHFDISPTEAECPLHLSDTDPEDLHSEVSDHRLPVSRTAEQLQKDIKRLSRDADKLLPVQWLRREPGRTQSADGRPRPFSPIKEHKGAKTQSEDSIMAIFDADGQPIDLSAQQSSVGAGAQKEIIGRKENGVAEYAALSPHDRPIRHKVGNNGSNSREGSPERLQTHVTPLRKLIKPPSNRGHSVPPMNNASTSPKAISSKIPSSRGKGSPLKVSKGSTTETSNSGPTSGFTAQESKSPSSPPVKMSRFIKAPGCTTSPKAVNNKLPGRNDWTKGSSSSVPTVSPHLPRRHLDHVDYREQPTRDRHCEASSKTELRSPSPPPPPGRTTSLLIRPNYDGSPQALKPGAQKSMPTTVRGPPPCYHPPPVPNMQHSLPPPPYKGQDTIDLDAGYGTAIAPQKLLDKLSQQHPASNKTPSKGTSKWVPTKLYLPSSASGHVPDHPENAPKISKNVPPPSYNSQRGSSLQSTFTSQKGTNDNRHPMLYKTSISFPETLQGHPQCPTEPHSSMTQPPQAVANPPVSGTSTQHFTEKASKTRIPMGFKAFVKSPPSLQKGFTTIPGKQEKEHINLVSKDTVTSNGFACDSFQAVYVDSLAMTSIMETKGEVQCILQEEEAHTSELAEQGVGDKPECDRRLFKRSISVTTKPHLKPVLGMNGAKARSQSFSTHYMEKPNISVLDGHVKIRTQIITNSGERGNSLTRQSSFVEGLQIKPSSGSGESPVRCPSNRLSHYGGMTGSNSHQGLPERASKSGSTGEGPRSTAKGESVTPPHQKEVRSLPLANRISLKNSRNPKVASHPQFESPASPVYSPEATTKAGKVLSLGKLDLVKSVKVQAGCSQGAIDKGEQPVSPTVCTIEEKVMMGIEENIQKGQGQEKVIASETKQKTGPSLANWFGLRKSKLPALNGKKSDTTSPKEKDEKKELKIGSVLGGKQMKSDKKKDKKKNDSQFEKSPELTLSENKLSSIMDHCNIHMGQIANQIQCSTTYIGKDQFMKELLGRSVRKGDSIADSLPGISIPKRNSDMSGDMEICSDTATIIVTQKISLQGENEDPTPETSCQDHMIGSSCQMRTLDSGIGTFPLPDSVTRVNGRHIPRSESSPDRMMASVHSSTDPDQDLLSATAAHSPSHVKVPSLSETHPHAPPTSALGHSLSDPSVTGRSCGQEALSCLPRPSTSDVIRRKRLSQIELCSTSHTVTTEAHEEQVEKKRNTKDLNSSSDRAARVCTYSGSSSDTETESEGNTLGSTQSTLTNRAKTSNQVDYEEKTMKRSSVGKFPSIMDYYQHDMFSHIEKDDHRRNFSQYNLLHNQSSLEGKAGDRLSKGNQEDMTTGGCDGGNQAGSRDVSLESLNKLNSSGLGLYPETELRPSNGDCSCSAGEREEDCCSRADNEPSSSSYYSNKPGAERVGSLSDSLYDSFSSCTSQGSNDV, from the exons GTCGCCAATCAAGTTGTGCAGGCACTACTCACCCAAAAG GATCTGAGGGAGGAGTGTCTGAAGTTGAGGACCAGAGTGTTTGACCTGGAGCAACAAAACCGGACCATGAGTGTCCTCTTCCAACAGCGAGTCCGACCCGCATCAGACCTGCTCCTGCAG AAACTCCACTCTCGGATCATGGATTTGTCTGCCTCTGATCTCCTCCTGGAGCCGGAGAGGAGCaaaagcttcctgctatccaggaacACTGACTCTCCACCTCATGTACGATTGATGGAAAACAAACCAATG GATGTCCAACTGAACGGAAAGGCGGGACTTCCTGTGGCCAAGTGTCTGAGCCAGCTGAGTCTGACTGTGCAAGCGCCAGTCTACCCACGCAGCAGCTGTAGCAGCAGTGAGCTGTCCCTGTCTAGCGCCTGCAGTGAATACTCCAGTGGCTCCTATACCTGGAACGACGGACGCTCCTGTGGGAAAATG TCCTCTCTGACATGGGATCAGAGGTTGAGCCTGGGTTCCTCGGCCCCCGGGAACATCTGCGCCCCCCTGGAGGAGCAGCTCCCCACGAGGAGGAAAGAGAGCCATATCCTAGAAGGTCTGCGGAAGCTCCAGAGGAGaaaaccaaaaggctcctcatcCTCCTGGGTCTCCAAGTCAGGCGACAAGGACTGCATGAACTCTAATGAGGGTATCTACTCTCTGGGGATTAAGAGTGGGAGCAAGGGAATCTCCAAGGCCACTTGTGTGGGAAGGACCACTGTCTCAGGGGTGGGGGGCAAAAGGTTTGTGTACGACTCTGATGATGCGGACGATGAGTCGCTACATTCGGCATACTGCAGACGAGACAGCGTCCCCAGTAAGGACGGAGGCTGGATGTACTTCAGGAAGCTGTCGCACAGCGTCTCGGACAGTGTGTGTAGCTGGGACGGGCTGAAGGACAGTGGCATAGTAGGGGATAGTAACTGCAGCATGGGTATGAAGCACCCGCCCGGCTATAATTCCAAGGAGCGGCCAGAAAAACTCAAAAGCTTCATCAACAGTTTCCTCTCCGGGGGGCGGACCTCGGCTGTTCTAAACCCCTCCCTGTTGCACTTTGACATCAGCCCCACAGAGGCTGAAtgccccctccacctctcagacACCGACCCTGAGGATCTGCACTCTGAGGTCAGTGACCACCGGCTGCCTGTTAGCCGGACAGCTGAGCAACTGCAGAAGGACATCAAGAGGCTCTCAAGAGATGCTGACAAGCTGCTTCCCGTACAGTGGTTGAGGAGGGAACCTGGCCGAACTCAGTCTGCTGATGGAAGGCCCAGGCCCTTCAGCCCAATCAAAGAACACAAGGGGGCTAAAACCCAGTCTGAGGATAGTATCATGGCCATATTCGATGCTGACGGACAGCCCATTGATCTCAGTGCTCAGCAGTCCTCTGTTGGTGCTGGGGCTCAGAAAGAGATTATTGGGAGGAAGGAGAACGGGGTTGCTGAGTATGCAGCACTGTCGCCTCATGATAGGCCCATTCGTCATAAGGTAGGCAACAACGGCAGCAATAGCAGGGAGGGAAGCCCAGAGAGGCTGCAAACGCACGTCACGCCACTGCGAAAATTGATAAAGCCGCCTTCCAATCGCGGCCACTCTGTCCCTCCCATGAACAATGCTTCCACCAGCCCCAAGGCCATCAGCTCAAAGATCCCCAGTAGCCGGGGGAAAGGATCTCCACTGAAGGTTTCTAAGGGCTCCACCACAGAAACAAGCAACAGTGGACCAACCTCCGGATTCACAGCTCAGGAGTCAAAGTCCCCTTCTTCTCCTCCGGTCAAGATGTCCAGGTTCATCAAAGCTCCAGGGTGCACTACAAGCCCCAAGGCAGTGAACAACAAGCTTCCTGGCAGGAATGACTGGACAAAGGGCTCCTCATCTAGTGTTCCAACCGTCTCCCCACACCTCCCAAGAAGGCATTTGGACCACGTGGACTACAGGGAACAGCCTACCAGAGACAGACACTGTGAAGCCAGCAGCAAAACTGAACTCaggtccccatctcctcccccgcCCCCTGGCCGCACCACCTCCTTACTTATAAGACCAAACTATGATGGGTCACCTCAAGCACTTAAACCAGGGGCTCAAAAATCCATGCCTACAACTGTGAGGGGGCCACCCCCGTGTTACCACCCCCCACCTGTACCAAATATGCAACATTCATTACCACCACCCCCATACAAGGGCCAAGATACCATAGACCTGGATGCAGGCTACGGTACCGCAATTGCACCTCAGAAACTGTTGGACAAATTGAGCCAGCAGCACCCTGCTTCAAATAAGACCCCCTCTAAAGGCACATCGAAATGGGTCCCCACAAAactctacctcccctcctcagcctcaGGGCATGTGCCTGATCACCCTGAAAATGCACCTAAAATCTCAAAGAATGTCCCTCCTCCCTCATACAACTCTCAACGTGGCTCTTCGCTTCAAAGCACATTTACAAGTCAGAAAGGTACCAATGACAATAGGCATCCTATGTTGTATAAGACCTCTATTAGTTTTCCTGAAACTCTGCAGGGCCACCCTCAGTGTCCAACAGAACCTCACAGTAGTATGACTCAACCTCCCCAGGCAGTGGCAAATCCACCCGTCTCTGGAACTAGCACTCAACATTTCACTGAAAAAGCGTCAAAGACACGCATTCCTATGGGCTTCAAAGCTTTTGTGAAATCGCCCCCCTCACTGCAGAAAGGCTTCACCACAATACCAGGAAAGCAAGAGAAAGAACACATCAACTTGGTCTCCAAAGATACTGTGACTTCAAATGGTTTCGCATGTGACAGTTTTCAGGCAGTGTATGTTGATTCATTAGCTATGACTTCCATCATGGAGACTAAGGGTGAGGTCCAGTGCATCCTTCAAGAAGAGGAGGCACACACCTCTGAGTTGGCAGAGCAGGGGGTTGGTGACAAGCCTGAATGTGACCGTAGACTGTTCAAGAGGTCCATATCTGTCACGACCAAACCTCACCTAAAGCCTGTCCTGGGGATGAACGGGGCGAAAGCTCGCAGCCAGAGTTTCAGCACCCACTACATGGAAAAACCCAACATCAGCGTGTTGGACGGACATGTGAAGATTCGAACCCAGATCATCACCAACTCTGGAGAGAGGGGGAACTCGTTAACAAGGCAGAGCTCGTTTGTAGAGGGCTTACAGATTAAACCCAGTAGCGGATCTGGGGAAAGTCCGGTCCGTTGCCCCAGCAACAGGCTGAGCCACTACGGAGGTATGACAGGCTCTAACAGCCACCAGGGCCTTCCGGAGAGAGCCTCCAAATCGGGCTCCACTGGTGAAGGGCCACGGAGCACTGCAAAGGGGGAGAGCGTCACGCCTCCACATCAGAAAGAAGTGCGTAGCTTGCCCCTCGCCAACCGGATCAGCTTGAAGAACTCCCGAAATCCCAAGGTCGCATCTCATCCTCAGTTTGAGTCGCCGGCCTCTCCTGTCTATAGCCCGGAGGCCACAACAAAGGCTGGGAAAGTGCTCAGCCTCGGCAAACTAGACCTTGTGAAGAGCGTCAAAGTCCAGGCAGGCTGTTCCCAAGGGGCGATCGATAAGGGAGAGCAACCAGTGAGCCCCACAGTCTGCACCATCGAGGAGAAGGTCATGATGGGGATTGAGGAGAATATCCAGAAAGGTCAGGGTCAAGAGAAGGTAATAGCATCGGAGACCAAGCAGAAGACCGGCCCGTCTTTGGCCAACTGGTTCGGCCTGCGTAAAAGCAAGCTGCCAGCCTTGAATGGAAAGAAATCAGACACCACCTCCCCAAAAGAGAAAGATGAGAAAAAAGAGCTGAAGATTGGATCTGTGCTAGGAGGCAAACAGATGAAATCAGACAAAAAGAAGGACAAGAAGAAAAACGACAGCCAGTTCGAAAAGAGTCCAGAGCTGACGCTGTCGGAGAACAAGCTGAGCTCAATCATGGATCATTGCAATATTCATATGGGACAAATAGCCAATCAGATCCAGTGTTCTACAACCTACATTGGGAAAGACCAGTTCATGAAAGAGCTTCTTGGCAG GAGTGTGAGGAAGGGCGACTCCATTGCTGACTCTCTCCCTGGCATCTCCATCCCCAAGAGAAACAGCGATATGAGTGGAGATATGGAGATCTGCTCCGATACAGCT ACCATCATTGTGACACAGAAGATCAGCTTGCAAGGAGAGAATGAGGACCCCACCCCTGAGACTTCATGTCAAGACCACATGATAG GCTCCAGCTGCCAGATGAGAACCCTGGACAGCGGGATTGGCACCTTCCCCCTCCCTGATTCCGTCACCCGGGTCAACGGGCGCCACATTCCCAGATCTGAGTCCAGCCCCGACCGGATGATGGCGAGCGTTCACAGTTCCACTGATCCTGACCAGGACCTCCTCTCGGCCACTGCTGCTCATTCCCCATCCCATGTGAAAGTGCCTTCCCTGTCTGAGACCCACCCGCATGCACCACCCACCAGTGCCCTGGGCCACTCCCTGTCTGACCCTTCAGTTACTGGAAGAAGTTGTGGACAGGAAGCCCTGAGCTGCCTCCCCAGACCATCCACCTCAG ATGTGATCAGAAGGAAGCGACTGAGTCAGATAGAGTTATGCAGCACCAGCCACACAGTCACTACGGAGGCCCACGAGGAACAAGTGGAGAAGAAGAGGAACACCAAGGACCTAAACTCATCCAGT GACAGAGCCGCGAGAGTGTGCACATACTCAGGCAGCAGCAGTGACACCGAGACAGAGTCTGAAGGGAACACGCTAGGCTCCACCCAAAGCACTCTTACCAACAGAGCAAAGACGAGCAACCAAG TTGACTATGAAGAGAAGACAATGAAGAGGAGCAGTGTGGGAAAGTTCCCGTCAATCATGGACTACTATCAACATGACATGTTCTCTCACATAGAGAAGGACGACCACAGGAGGAATTTCTCACAATACAACTTGTTGCACAACCAGTCATCGCTAGAGGGCAAAGCAGGAGACAGACTAAGC AAAGGGAATCAAGAGGACATGACGACAGGCGGCTGCGACGGAGGGAACCAGGCCGGCTCCAGAGACGTGTCCTTGGAGTCCCTGAACAAGTTGAACAGCAGTGGGCTGGGGCTGTACCCGGAGACAGAGCTAAGGCCCAGTAATGGTGACTGCTCCTGTTCcgcaggggagagagaagaggactgcTGCAGCAGGGCTGACAACGAGCCCTCGTCGTCCAGCTACTACTCCAACAAGCCCGGGGCGGAGCGTGTGGGTTCTCTCAGCGATTCGCTTTACGACAGCTTCTCCTCATGCACCAGTCAAGGCTCCAACGATGTGTAG